Proteins from a single region of Bos indicus isolate NIAB-ARS_2022 breed Sahiwal x Tharparkar chromosome 6, NIAB-ARS_B.indTharparkar_mat_pri_1.0, whole genome shotgun sequence:
- the ARLN gene encoding sarcoplasmic/endoplasmic reticulum calcium ATPase regulator ALN isoform X1: MEVDAASEGGRDGPRERRGFGEAERQQQNHEVRSQSGAALSPKHSYWLDLWLFILFDVIWFFFVYFLPWHSKTTIEWFA, from the exons ATGGAGGTGGACGCGGCCTCAGAAGGTGGTCGGGACGGCCCCCGAGAGCGGCGAGGCTTCGGTGAAGCCGAGAGGCAGCAGCAAAATCACGAAGTGCGGTCTCAGTCCGGGGCTGCCTTGTCTCCCAAACACTCCTATTGGTTGGATCTCTGGCTCTTCATTCTCTTCGACGTGATATGGTTTTTCTTCGTGTATTTTTTGCCATG GCACTCCAAAACAACAATTG aATGGTTTGCCTGA
- the ARLN gene encoding sarcoplasmic/endoplasmic reticulum calcium ATPase regulator ALN isoform X2, with the protein MEVDAASEGGRDGPRERRGFGEAERQQQNHEVRSQSGAALSPKHSYWLDLWLFILFDVIWFFFVYFLP; encoded by the exons ATGGAGGTGGACGCGGCCTCAGAAGGTGGTCGGGACGGCCCCCGAGAGCGGCGAGGCTTCGGTGAAGCCGAGAGGCAGCAGCAAAATCACGAAGTGCGGTCTCAGTCCGGGGCTGCCTTGTCTCCCAAACACTCCTATTGGTTGGATCTCTGGCTCTTCATTCTCTTCGACGTGATATGGTTTTTCTTCGTGTATTTTTTGCCATG a